One region of Bosea sp. 29B genomic DNA includes:
- a CDS encoding glutaredoxin — MVQARGEHATLYRMVTNEHICPFGLKSLDLLSREGFAVDDHLLRSRPEIDAFKAEHDVKTTPQTFIAGERIGGYDDLRRHLGKPVADPEQVSYRPVVAVFVMAALMAVAANWASSGTIVSVRTVEWFTAFSMCILALLKLQDVERFSNMFLGYDLLAQRVVRYAYFYPFAEALAGVLMIAGALLWLAIPVALVIGLVGAVSVVKAVYIDKREIKCACVGGDSKVPLGFVSLTENLMMVAMAIWMLAR; from the coding sequence ATGGTGCAGGCAAGAGGAGAACATGCAACGCTCTATCGCATGGTGACCAATGAGCACATCTGTCCGTTCGGACTGAAGTCGCTCGATCTGCTTTCCCGGGAAGGCTTCGCGGTCGACGATCATCTTCTGAGGTCGCGGCCGGAGATCGATGCCTTTAAGGCCGAGCATGATGTGAAGACCACGCCGCAGACCTTCATCGCAGGCGAGCGGATCGGCGGGTATGACGATCTGCGCAGGCATCTCGGCAAGCCGGTCGCGGACCCTGAACAGGTGAGCTACAGGCCGGTCGTGGCCGTCTTCGTCATGGCCGCGCTAATGGCGGTCGCCGCCAATTGGGCCTCGTCGGGGACCATCGTTTCCGTCCGCACGGTCGAATGGTTCACCGCCTTCAGCATGTGCATCCTGGCGCTCCTGAAGCTGCAGGATGTCGAGCGGTTCTCCAACATGTTCCTGGGCTACGACCTGCTTGCGCAGCGCGTCGTGCGCTACGCCTATTTCTATCCGTTCGCCGAGGCGCTGGCCGGCGTCCTGATGATCGCCGGAGCGCTGCTCTGGCTCGCGATCCCGGTCGCGCTCGTGATCGGCCTCGTCGGCGCGGTCTCCGTCGTCAAGGCGGTCTACATCGACAAGCGCGAGATCAAATGCGCCTGCGTCGGCGGCGACAGCAAGGTTCCCCTCGGCTTTGTATCGCTGACCGAGAACCTGATGATGGTTGCCATGGCGATCTGGATGCTGGCCCGCTGA
- a CDS encoding DUF305 domain-containing protein, with amino-acid sequence MSYARFGVMIAVSTIVMFGLMYLNTFELDHVFFSQTRAWMALLMGATMAVLMLGFMLKMYANKAANIAIFAGSVAVFAVSLWLVRSQTTVDDVSYMKAMIPHHSIAIMTSGRARIVDPRVRKLADDIIAAQVREIAEMKQLIADLQAKAR; translated from the coding sequence ATGAGCTACGCCCGCTTCGGCGTTATGATTGCCGTGTCGACCATCGTCATGTTTGGCCTGATGTATCTCAACACCTTCGAACTCGATCACGTTTTCTTCAGCCAGACCCGAGCCTGGATGGCGCTGCTCATGGGCGCGACGATGGCCGTTCTGATGCTTGGATTCATGCTGAAAATGTACGCGAACAAGGCGGCCAATATCGCGATCTTCGCAGGGAGCGTCGCGGTCTTCGCCGTGTCGCTCTGGCTAGTGCGCAGCCAGACGACGGTCGATGACGTCTCATACATGAAGGCGATGATCCCGCACCACTCCATCGCGATCATGACCAGTGGCCGAGCCCGTATCGTCGATCCGCGCGTGCGCAAGCTGGCGGACGATATCATCGCTGCCCAGGTCAGGGAAATCGCGGAGATGAAGCAGCTGATCGCCGATCTACAGGCGAAGGCCCGGTAA
- a CDS encoding class I SAM-dependent methyltransferase, protein MKEHGLHQSAQPEQQRSEEEDGDAANRPLHSAIAADVGAFHRHILGLQQSVTERGLTPGDFTLLVRASRASRHATASMVRKRPTMAEQKISFDDGAAYELLMGKWSQLVGDVFLDWLSLDWLSLPSGLRWIDVGCGNGAFTQLVVDRSAPAEVQGVDPSSGQLVFARKRSAARLAKFQQGDAMALPFDDDRFDAAVMALVIFFVPEPAKGVAEMVRVVRPGGWVSAYAWDIPGRGFPLAAIQDEMLPFGIVPMRPPHPEVSRMDALLELWESAGLEQLDSREIVVQREFASFEEFWTIGLTGASIGEQIASLTNIDAELLKERVRLRLPADAQGRVIYSARAHAIVGRVSK, encoded by the coding sequence GTGAAGGAACACGGTCTTCACCAGAGTGCTCAACCCGAGCAACAACGCAGCGAGGAGGAAGATGGCGACGCCGCCAATCGCCCACTTCATTCCGCCATTGCCGCTGATGTCGGCGCTTTCCATCGCCACATCCTCGGCTTGCAACAATCTGTAACAGAGCGAGGATTGACGCCCGGCGATTTCACCTTGCTGGTCAGGGCATCCCGCGCCTCACGTCATGCAACGGCGTCGATGGTCAGAAAGCGCCCGACGATGGCCGAACAAAAAATCAGCTTCGACGACGGGGCTGCGTACGAGCTATTGATGGGAAAATGGAGCCAGCTTGTTGGTGACGTTTTCCTGGATTGGCTATCGCTGGATTGGCTATCGCTGCCAAGCGGTCTGCGCTGGATCGACGTCGGCTGCGGCAATGGCGCCTTTACTCAACTCGTCGTTGATCGATCTGCGCCAGCTGAGGTTCAAGGGGTCGACCCCTCTTCTGGACAGCTTGTTTTTGCGCGTAAGCGATCTGCGGCGCGGCTGGCAAAATTTCAGCAAGGCGACGCGATGGCGTTGCCTTTCGATGATGATCGGTTTGATGCCGCCGTGATGGCGCTAGTGATATTCTTCGTTCCCGAGCCGGCCAAAGGTGTCGCGGAAATGGTGCGCGTCGTGCGCCCTGGCGGCTGGGTCTCGGCATATGCCTGGGACATCCCCGGCCGCGGCTTTCCGCTGGCAGCTATCCAGGACGAGATGCTGCCTTTCGGGATCGTTCCTATGCGCCCACCACATCCTGAGGTCTCTCGGATGGATGCCCTGCTTGAGCTTTGGGAAAGTGCAGGACTTGAGCAGCTCGATTCTCGAGAAATCGTCGTGCAACGAGAGTTCGCCAGTTTCGAAGAATTCTGGACGATAGGGTTAACCGGCGCCAGCATTGGCGAGCAAATCGCAAGCTTGACTAACATCGACGCAGAACTCCTCAAGGAGCGCGTGCGTCTGCGCCTGCCTGCGGATGCTCAAGGGCGCGTTATTTATAGTGCGCGCGCCCATGCGATCGTGGGTCGCGTCTCAAAATAG
- a CDS encoding relaxase/mobilization nuclease domain-containing protein has product MSGKGAKELLDDLPPISYVWRTPVRRPRVSEADIPDPVAPQRVTPAMRARLERIVGRAPEVMVKITGRTKDAGHLKSHLEYIMRNGELTAETEQGSLMQGREGLKDLQSRWTDDTVLDDKRRRDGSVSVNIILSMPPGTDPIAVKDAVRAFAIETFGPNHDYVFVQHLDDKHPHVHLTVRSQGYNGKRLNPRKADLAAWRERFAGELRLRGVAAEATPRRTRGKVRKYDKGTVVALRRRGVVPDTDKGARHDVVRAAKAGVVGARPWEQKARDRQVKIRAQYLAHAKELERTGKGSDRALAMKVREFVAKMPDPETRREQLVRELASAAQRTRPVRDQAPDRKGRDTDRQER; this is encoded by the coding sequence ATGAGCGGGAAGGGCGCCAAGGAGCTTCTCGATGACCTGCCGCCCATCTCCTATGTCTGGCGGACGCCGGTGCGACGGCCGCGCGTGTCCGAGGCCGACATTCCCGATCCTGTCGCTCCGCAGCGTGTCACGCCTGCAATGCGGGCGCGGCTGGAGCGGATCGTGGGCCGTGCGCCGGAGGTGATGGTCAAGATCACCGGGCGCACGAAAGATGCCGGGCATCTCAAATCCCATCTCGAATACATCATGCGCAATGGCGAGCTGACGGCGGAGACTGAGCAGGGTTCGCTCATGCAGGGCAGAGAGGGTCTCAAGGATCTTCAGTCGCGCTGGACCGATGATACTGTGCTCGACGACAAGCGCCGGCGCGACGGCAGCGTGTCGGTCAACATCATCCTGTCGATGCCGCCTGGCACCGATCCGATCGCGGTGAAGGATGCCGTGCGCGCGTTCGCGATCGAGACCTTTGGACCGAACCACGACTATGTCTTCGTCCAGCATCTCGATGACAAGCACCCGCATGTCCATCTAACGGTTCGTTCGCAGGGCTACAATGGAAAGCGTCTCAACCCGCGGAAGGCCGATCTGGCAGCCTGGCGCGAGCGGTTTGCCGGCGAGCTTCGCTTGCGAGGCGTCGCGGCCGAAGCAACGCCGCGGCGGACGCGGGGGAAGGTGCGGAAGTACGACAAGGGCACGGTGGTGGCGCTGCGTCGACGTGGAGTCGTTCCGGACACCGACAAGGGGGCTCGGCACGATGTCGTTCGAGCGGCAAAGGCGGGAGTTGTTGGTGCGCGTCCCTGGGAGCAAAAGGCTCGCGACCGGCAGGTCAAGATACGGGCTCAGTATCTGGCTCATGCCAAGGAGCTTGAGCGGACCGGGAAGGGGAGCGATCGGGCTCTCGCGATGAAGGTCCGGGAATTCGTGGCGAAGATGCCGGACCCGGAAACGAGGCGCGAGCAGTTGGTGCGGGAACTAGCCTCCGCAGCTCAGCGCACTCGACCTGTTAGGGACCAAGCTCCTGATCGCAAAGGCCGGGATACAGATAGGCAAGAACGATGA